From a single Ornithodoros turicata isolate Travis chromosome 8, ASM3712646v1, whole genome shotgun sequence genomic region:
- the LOC135367223 gene encoding uncharacterized protein LOC135367223, which produces MASLWTATLLFAVCLASAADVTLEEDVRNGSSPALPILKRLKRVSCRTTEMNWHVEGLREMMSEALSSGKSNKFSDDFVLNAYTAKLHFRVARHDGELWLELYLGFCKGRTDQRLVWPFRTPYTLTIFHPTDETLDISKTISSFSSATFGSFKRPRDGCNKSWGFPELLRVSVAEEQGYVVDNAISVGVKLNP; this is translated from the exons ATGGCGTCCCTTTGGACTGCGACACTCCTCTTCGCCGTATGTCTGGCTTCAGCTGCAGATGTCACGTTAGAAGAAGACGTTCGAAAT GGGTCTTCTCCGGCCCTGCCGATCCTCAAGAGACTCAAGAGAGTGAGCTGCAGGACGACAGAGATGAATTGGCACGTGGAAGGGCTTCGTGAAATGATGAGTGAGGCCCTCAGCTCTGGAAAATCCAACAAGTTCAGCGATGACTTTGTACTGAACGCGTACACCGCGAAACTACATTTTAGAGTGGCTCGCCATGACGGAGAACTATGGCTGGAATTATATCTTGGATTCTGCAAGGGTCGCACTGACCAGCGCCTCGTATGGCCCTTCAGGACTCCCTACACTCTAACTATTTTCCATCCAACGGACGAGACATTGGACATCTCGAAGACCATCTCGTCATTCTCATCTGCAACGTTCGGTTCCTTCAAGAGACCAAGAGACGGCTGCAACAAGTCATGGGGATTCCCTGAGCTGCTACGAGTATCAGTAGCTGAAGAACAAGGATACGTAGTGGACAATGCTATCTCTGTTGGTGTTAAGCTCAATCCGTAA
- the LOC135367224 gene encoding uncharacterized protein LOC135367224: MAATDARDGVRRTDSLEHHTNVVADSPGGGRGTENLDASVREARIKRWLRQSSVLRTSNDRIRSVVCIAIAIAIVIAIGALLLYYQLSDQMALSRRRSFLLSESNESLLMDLPEAEASAALTTPIFIPDENITEDPDLIGLWLPFRNVDAKEG; this comes from the exons ATGGCAGCCACCGACGCACGGGACGGTGTGCGAAGGACAGACAGCCTTGAG CACCATACCAATGTCGTCGCCGATTCCccaggaggaggaagaggaactGAGAATTTGGATGCATCCGTGAGAGAAGCCCGGATAAAACGATGGCTTCGTCAATCCAGTGTCCTGCGTACTTCCAACGATCGTATCCGCAGCGTGGTCTGCATTGCTATCGCTATAGCCATTGTTATCGCTATTGGAGCGCTGCTACTTTACTACCAACTCAGCGACCAG ATGGCGCTGTCACGAAGAAGAAGCTTCTTGTTGTCGGAGTCGAACGAATCTCTCTTGATGGACCTTCCGGAAGCCGAAGCATCCGCAGCACTTACGACTCCAATCTTCATTCCAGATGAGAACATCACCGAAGATCCTGACCTTATCGGTCTATGGTTGCCGTTCAGGAACGTCGACGCCAAAGAAGGCTGA